In the Sarcophilus harrisii chromosome 1, mSarHar1.11, whole genome shotgun sequence genome, one interval contains:
- the PCSK1 gene encoding neuroendocrine convertase 1 isoform X2, producing MIGSLENHYLFRHKSHPRRSRRSAIHITKRLSDDDRVTWAEQQYGKERNKRSILRDSAEDLFNDPMWNQQWYLQDTRMTPVLPKLDLHVIPVWQKGITGKGVVITVLDDGLEWNHTDIYANYDPEASYDFNDNDRDPFPRYDPTNENKHGTRCAGEIAMQANNQKCGVGVAYNARVGGIRMLDGIVTDAIEASSIGFNPNHVDIYSASWGPNDDGKTVEGPGRLAQKAFEYGIKQGRQGKGSIFVWASGNGGRQGDDCDCDGYTDSIYTISISSASQQGLSPWYAEKCSSTLATAYSSGDYTDQRITSADLHDDCTETHTGTSASAPLAAGIFALALEVNPQLTWRDMQHLVVWTSEYDPLAINPGWKKNGAGLMVNSRFGFGLLNAKALVDLADPKTWRGVPEKKECIVKDNNFEPKSLKADGVVTIEIPTKACEGQENSIKSLEHVQFEATIEYSRRGDLHVTLTSAAGTSTVLLAERERDTSPNGFKNWDFMSVHTWGENPVGTWALRITDMSGRMENEGRIVNWKLILHGTSTQPEHMKQPRVYTSYNAVQNDRRGVEKMDDSIEDEATLESLHESPQPSKSSTTPNISGNDKLMEKTPSRAMLQLLQNAFSKQGASNQTPKNHPDEKLKIPYEHFYQALEKLNKPSQLRNAENSLYSDYVDLFYSTKPYKHRDDRLLQALVDILKEGN from the exons GTAACATGGGCTGAGCAACAGtatggaaaagagagaaacaaacgTTCTATCCTAAGAGATTCAGCAGAGGATCTCTTCAATGACCCAATGTGGAATCAGCAGTGGTATTTG caagATACCAGGATGACCCCAGTCTTGCCCAAGCTGGACCTCCATGTGATCCCAGTTTGGCAAAAAGGAATAACAGGGAAAGGGGTAGTTATCACCGTTCTGGACGATGGCCTGGAGTGGAATCACACCGATATTTATGCAAACTAT GACCCAGAGGCCAGTTATGACTTTAATGACAATGACCGTGATCCATTTCCCAGATATGATCCTACAAATGAAAACAA GCATGGAACCAGGTGTGCTGGAGAAATTGCCATGCAAGCCAATAATCAGAAATGTGGTGTTGGGGTGGCCTACAATGCCAGAGTTGGAG gCATTAGAATGTTGGATGGCATTGTAACTGATGCCATCGAAGCCAGTTCCATTGGATTCAATCCCAATCATGTGGATATTTACAGCGCAAGCTGGGGCCCAAATGATGATGGGAAAACAGTTGAAGGCCCTGGCAGGTTAGCCCAAAAAGCTTTTGAATATGGCATCAAACAG GGAAGACAGGGAAAAGGCTCCATCTTCGTCTGGGCATCTGGGAATGGTGGGCGTCAGGGGGATGACTGTGACTGTGATGGTTATACAGACAGCATTTACACCATTTCCATCAGCAGTGCCTCACAGCAAGGCCTCTCTCCCTGGTATGCTGAAAAGTGTTCATCTACACTGGCCACTGCCTACAGCAGTGGGGACTACACTGACCAGAGAATc ACAAGTGCTGATCTGCATGATGACTGCACTGAGACCCATACTGGAACGTCAGCCTCTGCTCCTCTGGCTGCTGGGATCTTCGCTCTTGCACTAGAAGTAAA CCCTCAGCTTACCTGGAGAGATATGCAACATTTGGTTGTATGGACCTCTGAATATGACCCTCTGGCCATCAATCCTGGTTGGAAGAAGAATGGAGCAGGATTGATGGTGAATAGTCGATTTGGATTTGGGTTACTTAATGCTAAGGCCCTGGTGGATTTAGCTGACCCCAAAACTTGGAGAGGTGTCCCCGAGAAAAAAGAATGCATTGTGAAAGACAACAACTTTGAACCCAA ATCCTTGAAAGCTGATGGAGTAGTTACTATTGAAATCCCTACAAAAGCCTGTGAAGGACAAGAAAATTCCATCAAGTCTTTGGAACATGTGCAATTTGAAGCAACAATTGAATACTCACGGAGAGGAGACCTTCATGTCACACTTACCTCTGCTGCTG GAACCAGTACTGTGCTATTggctgaaagagagagagatacatcaCCCAATGGTTTTAAGAACTGGGACTTCATGTCTGTTCACACATGGGGAGAGAATCCTGTAGGCACCTGGGCTTTACGAATTACTGATATG TCTGGAAGaatggaaaatgaaggaagaattgTGAACTGGAAACTGATTTTACATGGGACATCCACCCAGCCAGAACATATGAAACAGCCCCGTGTCTATACTTCTTATAATGCTGTGCAAAATGATAGAAGAGGAGTGGAGAAGATGGATGATTCTATTGAG gacGAGGCTACCCTAGAAAGCCTTCATGAAAGCCCTCAGCCTTCTAAAAGCTCCACCACCCCCAACATCAGTGGCAATGACAAATTGATGGAGAAAACACCTTCCAGGGCCATGCTCCAACTCCTGCAAAATGCTTTCAGCAAACAGGGAGCCTCCAATCAAACACCAAAGAATCATCCAGATGAAAAGCTAAAGATTCCATATGAACATTTCTATCAAGCTCTGGAAAAGTTAAACAAACCATCCCAATTAAGAAACGCCGAGAATAGTCTGTATAGTGACTATGTGGACCTTTTCTACAGC
- the PCSK1 gene encoding neuroendocrine convertase 1 isoform X3 codes for MWNQQWYLQDTRMTPVLPKLDLHVIPVWQKGITGKGVVITVLDDGLEWNHTDIYANYDPEASYDFNDNDRDPFPRYDPTNENKHGTRCAGEIAMQANNQKCGVGVAYNARVGGIRMLDGIVTDAIEASSIGFNPNHVDIYSASWGPNDDGKTVEGPGRLAQKAFEYGIKQGRQGKGSIFVWASGNGGRQGDDCDCDGYTDSIYTISISSASQQGLSPWYAEKCSSTLATAYSSGDYTDQRITSADLHDDCTETHTGTSASAPLAAGIFALALEVNPQLTWRDMQHLVVWTSEYDPLAINPGWKKNGAGLMVNSRFGFGLLNAKALVDLADPKTWRGVPEKKECIVKDNNFEPKSLKADGVVTIEIPTKACEGQENSIKSLEHVQFEATIEYSRRGDLHVTLTSAAGTSTVLLAERERDTSPNGFKNWDFMSVHTWGENPVGTWALRITDMSGRMENEGRIVNWKLILHGTSTQPEHMKQPRVYTSYNAVQNDRRGVEKMDDSIEDEATLESLHESPQPSKSSTTPNISGNDKLMEKTPSRAMLQLLQNAFSKQGASNQTPKNHPDEKLKIPYEHFYQALEKLNKPSQLRNAENSLYSDYVDLFYSTKPYKHRDDRLLQALVDILKEGN; via the exons ATGTGGAATCAGCAGTGGTATTTG caagATACCAGGATGACCCCAGTCTTGCCCAAGCTGGACCTCCATGTGATCCCAGTTTGGCAAAAAGGAATAACAGGGAAAGGGGTAGTTATCACCGTTCTGGACGATGGCCTGGAGTGGAATCACACCGATATTTATGCAAACTAT GACCCAGAGGCCAGTTATGACTTTAATGACAATGACCGTGATCCATTTCCCAGATATGATCCTACAAATGAAAACAA GCATGGAACCAGGTGTGCTGGAGAAATTGCCATGCAAGCCAATAATCAGAAATGTGGTGTTGGGGTGGCCTACAATGCCAGAGTTGGAG gCATTAGAATGTTGGATGGCATTGTAACTGATGCCATCGAAGCCAGTTCCATTGGATTCAATCCCAATCATGTGGATATTTACAGCGCAAGCTGGGGCCCAAATGATGATGGGAAAACAGTTGAAGGCCCTGGCAGGTTAGCCCAAAAAGCTTTTGAATATGGCATCAAACAG GGAAGACAGGGAAAAGGCTCCATCTTCGTCTGGGCATCTGGGAATGGTGGGCGTCAGGGGGATGACTGTGACTGTGATGGTTATACAGACAGCATTTACACCATTTCCATCAGCAGTGCCTCACAGCAAGGCCTCTCTCCCTGGTATGCTGAAAAGTGTTCATCTACACTGGCCACTGCCTACAGCAGTGGGGACTACACTGACCAGAGAATc ACAAGTGCTGATCTGCATGATGACTGCACTGAGACCCATACTGGAACGTCAGCCTCTGCTCCTCTGGCTGCTGGGATCTTCGCTCTTGCACTAGAAGTAAA CCCTCAGCTTACCTGGAGAGATATGCAACATTTGGTTGTATGGACCTCTGAATATGACCCTCTGGCCATCAATCCTGGTTGGAAGAAGAATGGAGCAGGATTGATGGTGAATAGTCGATTTGGATTTGGGTTACTTAATGCTAAGGCCCTGGTGGATTTAGCTGACCCCAAAACTTGGAGAGGTGTCCCCGAGAAAAAAGAATGCATTGTGAAAGACAACAACTTTGAACCCAA ATCCTTGAAAGCTGATGGAGTAGTTACTATTGAAATCCCTACAAAAGCCTGTGAAGGACAAGAAAATTCCATCAAGTCTTTGGAACATGTGCAATTTGAAGCAACAATTGAATACTCACGGAGAGGAGACCTTCATGTCACACTTACCTCTGCTGCTG GAACCAGTACTGTGCTATTggctgaaagagagagagatacatcaCCCAATGGTTTTAAGAACTGGGACTTCATGTCTGTTCACACATGGGGAGAGAATCCTGTAGGCACCTGGGCTTTACGAATTACTGATATG TCTGGAAGaatggaaaatgaaggaagaattgTGAACTGGAAACTGATTTTACATGGGACATCCACCCAGCCAGAACATATGAAACAGCCCCGTGTCTATACTTCTTATAATGCTGTGCAAAATGATAGAAGAGGAGTGGAGAAGATGGATGATTCTATTGAG gacGAGGCTACCCTAGAAAGCCTTCATGAAAGCCCTCAGCCTTCTAAAAGCTCCACCACCCCCAACATCAGTGGCAATGACAAATTGATGGAGAAAACACCTTCCAGGGCCATGCTCCAACTCCTGCAAAATGCTTTCAGCAAACAGGGAGCCTCCAATCAAACACCAAAGAATCATCCAGATGAAAAGCTAAAGATTCCATATGAACATTTCTATCAAGCTCTGGAAAAGTTAAACAAACCATCCCAATTAAGAAACGCCGAGAATAGTCTGTATAGTGACTATGTGGACCTTTTCTACAGC